In one window of Maribacter sp. BPC-D8 DNA:
- a CDS encoding toxin-antitoxin system YwqK family antitoxin yields MKITKSTMQSNYYKTILLLLFMSQVTIAQSLSLSDIENICSKSNWENVNQFLMNKNWEYYESEKGDTDKYSTITWSYNKNYNDAAEAWFYLFTYEGFPSKIRYSVFNKPSYTAIRNSLSAKGYKLKNSEIEDDELISTYTNSKYSLTITTQKREKENDFGADKSITAYDFLLVLKSSIYDPDNGKKIYYYSNGEKKLEYSLVNGKMEGISNVYYENGQLKKTGTYKNNLANGNFIEYNEEGLKLYEYKQLNNKKNGNLIAYEDNKISYTVNFVNGNFHGKNIEYYYTDDTDKLYTKIIGNYINDEKSGLWKTIFIDENNVETVLNKITYENGVKQGFAQEVSGDSLILSRYVNDEYNGKYKIYHDVLRSLLGGVIETDTTKMTLVTKGQFSKGIKNGYWKYYHVTGGLDKEGSYINDNLEGEWKYYHPTYYNKEEDRHEDYSEELYLIETYRNDKLNGISKRYSYLNREEVECSELNAKNQSAETCYKRVYKKVLETRTFKNDELDGPYEKKNASNIVIEKGNYKNGLKEGRFYMRFDEIDENNIMSPYYMEGTFVNDIIEGEWIAYSEKGIIDRTMNFKDGELHGKSTEWYSENKPKKINMFDSGDLEELTVFDNTGNYPEAKFEILHKGFNGYKCRYTKFTASGSESQVYSVNDEEDIDEDDFDLQFFLNIENGKAYKNGDYVVNLPSTEPLIEGLYSEGVEADKWTYYYYSQHVKLQYDYHSSNEKYYTLDDKPYSGDFVLLDDEKGTKEIRSIKDGVRNGKTEIIDNRSGKSIEKVRYKDGIIK; encoded by the coding sequence ATGAAAATTACCAAATCAACCATGCAATCAAATTATTACAAAACTATTCTATTATTACTTTTTATGTCACAAGTGACTATAGCACAAAGTCTTTCCTTGAGTGACATTGAAAATATTTGTTCGAAATCTAATTGGGAAAATGTAAATCAATTTTTAATGAATAAAAATTGGGAATACTATGAGTCTGAAAAAGGAGATACTGATAAATATAGTACAATCACTTGGTCTTATAATAAGAATTATAACGATGCTGCAGAAGCCTGGTTCTATTTATTTACTTATGAAGGTTTTCCAAGTAAAATCCGATATTCTGTTTTCAACAAACCTTCATATACAGCAATTCGGAATTCTCTTAGTGCCAAAGGATATAAGCTTAAAAATAGTGAGATAGAAGATGACGAATTAATATCAACCTATACCAATTCTAAATATTCGTTAACAATTACAACACAAAAAAGAGAAAAAGAAAATGATTTTGGTGCAGATAAAAGTATCACTGCATATGATTTTCTTTTAGTCTTAAAATCTAGTATTTATGACCCGGATAATGGGAAAAAGATATATTATTATTCAAATGGTGAAAAGAAATTAGAATATTCCTTAGTCAATGGAAAAATGGAAGGTATTTCTAATGTGTATTATGAAAATGGTCAATTGAAAAAAACTGGTACTTACAAAAACAATTTGGCAAATGGTAATTTTATAGAGTACAATGAGGAAGGTCTTAAATTATATGAATATAAGCAGTTGAATAATAAAAAAAATGGAAATTTAATTGCATATGAAGATAATAAAATATCATATACAGTAAATTTTGTCAATGGCAATTTCCATGGTAAAAATATTGAATATTATTATACAGATGATACCGATAAACTGTATACGAAAATTATTGGGAATTATATAAACGATGAAAAAAGTGGTCTTTGGAAGACAATTTTTATAGATGAAAATAACGTAGAAACTGTCTTAAATAAAATTACTTATGAAAATGGTGTAAAACAGGGATTTGCCCAAGAGGTTAGTGGCGATAGTCTAATATTGTCAAGATATGTTAATGATGAGTATAATGGTAAGTATAAGATTTATCATGATGTTTTAAGAAGTTTGCTAGGTGGTGTAATTGAGACTGATACTACTAAAATGACTTTGGTTACTAAAGGACAATTTTCTAAAGGAATTAAAAATGGATATTGGAAGTATTATCATGTTACAGGGGGATTGGATAAAGAGGGCTCTTATATAAATGATAATTTGGAAGGGGAATGGAAATATTACCATCCTACTTACTACAATAAAGAAGAAGACAGGCATGAAGATTATTCCGAAGAATTATATTTAATTGAAACCTATAGAAATGATAAGCTAAATGGCATATCAAAAAGGTATTCATATTTAAACAGGGAAGAAGTTGAATGTTCGGAATTAAATGCAAAAAATCAGTCAGCTGAAACTTGCTATAAAAGGGTTTATAAAAAAGTATTGGAAACCAGAACTTTTAAAAATGATGAATTAGATGGGCCATATGAAAAAAAGAATGCTTCAAATATTGTCATCGAAAAAGGAAATTATAAAAATGGTTTAAAAGAAGGTAGATTTTATATGCGATTTGATGAAATTGATGAAAATAACATAATGTCGCCATACTATATGGAAGGAACATTTGTAAATGACATTATCGAAGGAGAATGGATTGCATATTCAGAAAAAGGAATCATAGACAGAACAATGAATTTTAAGGATGGGGAGTTACATGGAAAAAGTACCGAATGGTACAGTGAAAATAAACCCAAAAAAATTAATATGTTCGATTCTGGAGATCTTGAGGAACTGACCGTTTTTGATAATACCGGTAATTACCCTGAAGCTAAGTTTGAAATATTGCATAAAGGTTTTAATGGCTACAAATGTCGTTATACGAAATTCACAGCTTCGGGTAGTGAATCTCAGGTGTATTCCGTAAATGATGAGGAAGACATCGATGAGGATGATTTTGATTTACAATTTTTTCTAAATATTGAAAATGGTAAAGCTTATAAAAATGGGGATTATGTAGTGAACCTTCCTAGTACAGAACCATTGATAGAAGGATTATATAGTGAAGGGGTCGAAGCTGATAAATGGACTTATTACTATTATAGCCAACATGTCAAATTGCAATACGATTATCATTCTTCGAACGAAAAGTATTATACACTTGACGATAAACCTTATTCAGGAGATTTTGTGCTATTAGATGATGAAAAAGGAACTAAAGAAATTAGGTCCATTAAAGATGGGGTCAGAAATGGTAAAACCGAAATTATTGATAATAGGTCTGGTAAATCAATAGAGAAGGTTAGGTATAAAGACGGTATAATTAAATAG
- a CDS encoding primase-helicase family protein, which produces MKKKAPYLRIGTVYHKHIERPLISGDTVPVMVRWNKDTIIADHGKVFLSDIPKLDGFCCIPDHLNYQQILGTFYNTYHELPQKPKKGSVEKSLDFVKHIFGEQQELGLDYLKLIFMKPTQILPILCLVSKERGTGKSTFIKWLKAIFGENMTYIKGDSFSSQFNADWASKTIIAVDEVFFDKKEITERLKYLSTTDKDKVEAKGKDREEIEFFGKFILCSNNEDTFILIDSDEIRFWVRKVIPFETEDTEYLNKLYKEIPAFLQYLIDRPFSTPKTTRMWFTPKQLKTEALQKLVWLNNNEIEREMIFLFYELFDSFAEDQLKATPREVVSNLGKSRKKHFSMNDIRKILKKKWNLIPSDNANSYQGFEYTSYGEFVQIDRKGRYFTIKKDYILRIYDEMMIE; this is translated from the coding sequence ATGAAAAAGAAAGCACCCTATTTAAGAATTGGAACTGTTTATCACAAACACATTGAGAGACCTTTAATATCTGGTGACACCGTACCCGTCATGGTTCGATGGAACAAGGATACTATTATTGCCGATCACGGTAAGGTATTTTTATCTGATATACCCAAGCTAGATGGTTTTTGCTGCATACCCGATCATTTGAACTACCAGCAAATACTAGGTACCTTTTACAATACTTATCATGAGTTGCCACAAAAACCGAAAAAAGGTAGTGTAGAGAAATCTTTAGATTTTGTAAAGCACATCTTTGGCGAGCAGCAAGAATTAGGTTTGGACTATTTGAAGCTCATTTTCATGAAGCCCACTCAAATACTACCTATACTTTGCCTAGTAAGTAAAGAACGAGGTACTGGAAAAAGCACATTTATTAAATGGCTTAAAGCCATATTCGGTGAGAACATGACCTATATAAAAGGTGATAGTTTCTCTAGTCAATTCAATGCCGATTGGGCAAGTAAAACCATAATTGCTGTAGATGAAGTCTTTTTTGATAAAAAGGAAATTACCGAAAGGCTTAAATATCTCTCTACTACCGATAAGGATAAAGTGGAAGCTAAAGGAAAGGACAGAGAAGAAATTGAATTCTTTGGCAAATTCATTTTATGCAGCAACAACGAAGACACCTTCATTCTTATAGATAGTGACGAGATACGGTTTTGGGTTCGTAAGGTTATTCCGTTTGAAACGGAAGACACAGAGTACCTAAACAAACTATACAAAGAAATACCTGCCTTTCTTCAATACTTAATCGATAGACCCTTTAGCACGCCTAAAACTACCCGTATGTGGTTTACACCTAAGCAGCTTAAGACGGAAGCATTACAAAAACTGGTATGGCTTAATAACAATGAAATAGAACGTGAAATGATATTCTTGTTCTACGAGCTGTTTGACTCATTTGCCGAAGATCAATTAAAAGCAACACCTAGAGAAGTTGTTTCGAATTTAGGCAAGTCACGCAAAAAGCATTTTTCCATGAATGATATTCGAAAGATTCTAAAAAAGAAATGGAACCTAATACCTTCTGACAATGCTAATTCTTATCAAGGTTTTGAATATACAAGTTATGGTGAATTTGTTCAGATAGATCGTAAAGGGAGATACTTCACAATTAAGAAAGACTATATACTTAGAATTTATGATGAAATGATGATAGAGTGA
- a CDS encoding helix-turn-helix domain-containing protein, translated as MSNSILFGFNKKDLERTVRLVIDEVRKTEIIESNSNLPKEDRLSQKEAAQFLGISVTSLISWKKKGHVPYFQIGRSIFFSKSELLALARKNNSLIKSARK; from the coding sequence ATGTCAAACTCTATTCTATTTGGTTTCAATAAAAAAGATTTAGAACGAACCGTTCGTCTCGTTATAGATGAAGTTCGTAAAACAGAAATCATTGAAAGTAATTCTAACTTACCTAAAGAAGACCGCCTATCACAAAAAGAAGCTGCTCAGTTTCTAGGTATTTCCGTAACCTCATTAATATCTTGGAAGAAAAAAGGGCATGTGCCCTATTTTCAAATAGGCAGATCCATCTTTTTTTCTAAAAGTGAACTTCTTGCTTTGGCAAGAAAGAACAACAGTTTAATTAAGTCTGCAAGAAAATAG